From Campylobacter upsaliensis, the proteins below share one genomic window:
- a CDS encoding glutamate synthase subunit beta — protein sequence MGNVRGFLDFKKANNQKIAPSERIKNFKEFVKPLDKKEREIQAGRCMDCGVAFCHTGKMSEGKDIGCPLNNLIPEWNDLLYRSLWEEAFKRLELTNPFPEFTGRVCPAPCEDSCVCAINGESVSIKDNELALAENAFKEGFITPQKPQKYNGKKIAIIGSGPAGLACAYSLNLLGYKVSVYERSDKAGGLLMYGIPDMKLEKSVVQRRITLLEKSGVEFKLNQNINSKEKANKLLKEFDALILCTGASEPNALNIKGKDLNGVKFAMDFLSENTKSLLKNSKPATTAKGKNVLVIGSGDTSVDCIAVALRQGAKSITRFERSPKKSELRSKNNPWPLKADIFTTDYGLEEAKAVYQKDVREYQKLTKEFIGKDKLEGVLASDLKRENGKNVEIKGSEKLYKADLVLLAMGFSGSEKAISANFGVKFDTKNNIATTNYQSSHEKIFSCGDARTGQSLVVWAIKDGLLCALNVHKKLSKE from the coding sequence ATGGGAAATGTGAGAGGATTTTTAGATTTTAAAAAAGCAAATAATCAAAAAATAGCCCCTAGTGAGCGGATTAAGAATTTCAAAGAATTCGTCAAGCCTTTAGACAAAAAAGAGCGTGAAATTCAAGCGGGGCGTTGTATGGATTGTGGGGTGGCATTTTGTCATACAGGTAAAATGAGCGAGGGCAAAGACATAGGCTGTCCGCTTAATAATCTAATACCTGAGTGGAACGACTTGCTTTACCGCTCTTTATGGGAAGAAGCCTTTAAGCGTTTAGAATTAACAAATCCTTTCCCCGAATTTACAGGGCGTGTGTGTCCTGCACCTTGTGAGGATTCTTGCGTGTGTGCGATTAATGGCGAAAGTGTGAGCATAAAGGATAATGAATTAGCCTTAGCGGAAAACGCCTTTAAAGAAGGCTTCATCACGCCTCAAAAGCCTCAAAAGTATAATGGCAAAAAAATAGCCATCATAGGTAGCGGTCCAGCGGGGCTTGCCTGTGCGTATTCTTTAAATTTGTTAGGTTATAAAGTAAGCGTGTATGAAAGAAGTGATAAAGCTGGAGGGCTTTTGATGTATGGCATACCCGATATGAAGCTAGAAAAAAGCGTGGTGCAAAGACGCATAACCCTGTTAGAAAAAAGTGGAGTGGAATTTAAACTTAATCAAAATATCAACAGCAAAGAAAAGGCAAATAAGCTTTTAAAAGAATTTGACGCACTTATTCTTTGCACAGGAGCAAGTGAGCCAAATGCCCTAAATATCAAGGGTAAGGACTTAAACGGCGTAAAATTTGCTATGGATTTTTTAAGTGAAAATACTAAATCTTTGCTTAAAAACTCAAAGCCTGCCACAACGGCTAAGGGCAAAAATGTGCTTGTGATAGGAAGTGGTGATACGAGCGTTGATTGCATCGCAGTGGCGTTAAGACAAGGAGCTAAAAGCATTACGCGTTTTGAGCGAAGTCCTAAAAAAAGTGAGCTAAGAAGCAAAAATAATCCTTGGCCTCTAAAGGCGGATATTTTTACCACAGATTATGGCTTGGAAGAGGCTAAGGCGGTGTATCAAAAAGATGTAAGAGAGTATCAAAAGCTTACTAAAGAATTTATAGGTAAGGATAAGCTTGAGGGCGTTTTGGCGAGTGATTTAAAGCGTGAAAATGGCAAAAATGTTGAAATTAAGGGTAGTGAAAAGCTTTATAAGGCGGATTTAGTGCTTTTGGCTATGGGTTTTAGTGGAAGCGAAAAGGCTATAAGTGCGAATTTTGGAGTGAAATTTGATACAAAAAATAATATCGCAACGACAAATTATCAAAGCTCACACGAAAAAATTTTCTCCTGTGGAGACGCAAGAACGGGGCAAAGCCTTGTCGTATGGGCGATTAAAGATGGGCTTTTGTGTGCTTTAAATGTGCATAAAAAACTTAGTAAAGAATAA
- a CDS encoding pseudouridine synthase, with the protein MRINKFLSHNTAYSRREADELIKQGLVKINQKTAQLSDEVKEEDKIFLKNKRIHKKTQFSVIIYHKQKGEIVSRKDDRGRKTIYENLPKNFSTWLSVGRLDYASEGLLLLTDSPVIADALMHSDLEREYYLKIKGQISKKVIEAMQNGLEIQNSTKGAHAKTKINSMKFAPFLDFEIFGWSGGYTKLRVVINEGQNRELRRFFGYFDLEVMDLKRVAFGIVELGMLKVGKYRFLERGEYEKLRDFLKTNGIRY; encoded by the coding sequence ATGAGAATTAATAAATTTCTATCCCACAATACAGCTTACTCACGCCGCGAAGCCGATGAGCTTATCAAGCAAGGCTTAGTTAAAATCAATCAAAAAACCGCCCAATTAAGCGATGAAGTCAAAGAAGAGGATAAAATTTTTCTTAAAAACAAAAGAATTCACAAAAAAACGCAATTTAGCGTCATCATCTACCACAAACAAAAAGGCGAAATTGTCAGCCGTAAAGATGATAGAGGCAGAAAGACTATCTATGAAAATTTGCCTAAAAATTTTTCCACTTGGCTTAGTGTGGGGAGGCTTGATTATGCGAGTGAGGGCTTACTCCTACTCACAGATAGCCCCGTTATAGCTGACGCTTTAATGCATAGTGATTTGGAGAGGGAGTATTATTTAAAAATCAAAGGGCAAATTTCAAAAAAAGTCATAGAAGCAATGCAAAATGGGCTTGAAATTCAAAACTCCACAAAGGGCGCACACGCTAAAACAAAAATAAATTCTATGAAATTTGCACCCTTTTTAGACTTTGAAATTTTTGGCTGGAGCGGAGGCTATACGAAACTTAGAGTCGTGATCAATGAAGGACAAAATAGGGAACTTAGACGCTTTTTTGGTTATTTTGATTTAGAGGTAATGGACTTAAAAAGAGTGGCTTTTGGTATAGTCGAGCTTGGTATGCTAAAAGTGGGGAAATACCGCTTTTTAGAAAGGGGCGAGTATGAAAAATTACGCGATTTTTTAAAAACAAATGGGATAAGATATTAA